From Lolium perenne isolate Kyuss_39 chromosome 5, Kyuss_2.0, whole genome shotgun sequence, a single genomic window includes:
- the LOC127299081 gene encoding probable protein phosphatase 2C 78, with the protein MLRWLARPAERCLGRSACGCGGGGSGDGGGGDGLLWHAELKPHASGEYSIAVTQANERLEDQGQVVTSPAVTFVGVYDGHGGPEASRFLSSRLFPHLHKFSTDQGGMSADAIKKAFRATEEEFVQLVKGSWLKRPKIATVGSCCLVGVIADNALYVANLGDSRAVLGQRGPNGRGVVAERLSKDHNVADEEVRKEVSEQHRDDPRIVVLAKGVWRIKGIIQVSRSIGDVYLKKPELSRDPLFQQHVCPVSLKRAVITAEPSIKIRQIQQQDLFVIFASDGLWEQLTDKAAVDIVFKNPRAGIAKRLVRAAISEAARKREMRYADMQRVERGIRRHFHDDITVVVVYLDKHRHGTQPKISNLNSFRFTNAPVDIFSDGSDEPQHHPQRLNHATNGAVS; encoded by the exons ATGCTGCGTTGGCTGGCGCGTCCGGCGGAGCGCTGCCTGGGCCGCAGCGcctgcggctgcggcggcggcgggagcggTGACGGCGGGGGCGGGGACGGGCTGCTGTGGCATGCGGAGCTGAAGCCGCACGCCTCCGGGGAGTACTCCATCGCCGTGACGCAGGCGAACGAGAGGCTGGAGGACCAGGGCCAGGTGGTGACCTCGCCGGCTGTCACCTTCGTCGGGGTGTACGACGGCCACGGCGGTCCCGAGGCCTCGCGCTTCCTCTCCTCCCGCCTCTTCCCGCACCTCCACA AGTTCTCAACTGACCAAGGAGGCATGTCGGCAGACGCGATCAAGAAGGCGTTTCGTGCTACCGAAGAGGAGTTCGTGCAACTAGTCAAGGGTTCATGGTTAAAACGCCCAAAGATCGCCACGGTCGGCTCATGCTGCCTCGTCGGAGTAATCGCCGACAATGCCCTATATGTCGCCAATTTAGGCGATTCCAGAGCTGTCCTTGGCCAAAGAGGACCTAATGGCCGGGGGGTGGTGGCTGAGAGGCTATCCAAGGACCACAATGTCGCCGACGAGGAGGTGCGGAAGGAGGTCAGCGAGCAGCATCGTGATGATCCGCGTATAGTTGTCTTGGCCAAGGGAGTTTGGCGGATTAAAGGCATTATTCAG GTTTCCAGATCAATTGGGGACGTGTATCTGAAGAAGCCTGAACTTTCCAGAGACCCTCTATTCCAGCAACATGTGTGTCCTGTTTCACTGAAGCGGGCCGTCATAACAGCCGAGCCATCGATCAAAATACGTCAGATACAACAGCAGGACCTCTTCGTAATATTCGCATCGGATGGTCTGTGGGAGCAGCTCACTGACAAAGCGGCGGTGGATATCGTGTTCAAGAATCCAAGAGCG GGAATAGCGAAGCGTCTGGTGAGGGCGGCTATATCTGAAGCCGCGAGGAAGAGGGAGATGAGATACGCCGACATGCAACGGGTCGAGAGAGGGATCAGGCGGCATTTCCATGACGACATCACAGTCGTGGTGGTATACCTCGACAAGCACAGGCACGGCACGCAACCGAAGATAAGTAACTTGAACAGTTTTAGGTTCACCAATGCACCAGTGGACATCTTCTCCGACGGCTCGGATGAGCCTCAGCACCACCCCCAAAGGCTGAATCATGCAACCAACGGTGCTGTGAGCTAG
- the LOC127299082 gene encoding probable E3 ubiquitin-protein ligase RHY1A: protein MPIASKLLYFQRRPSPAPPDPPEPPKPPRRAAGPRRRRSSAGISHHHHHKPGQELVPGNQRDGAKLVGCSGNKIEHVVGTGSGSRLNHSVSDHGRLPDAVQQARERLLQRLNSVDLSGRRQQNTPSFETIWAGVLPHPADTDVSTTTDSELGSLTTYFQSSVSIAACKVQEIFVEPFSAMDKCMPVTSCMERVPVMQETACEDAGEGESVSPSPECSICLERCGDADGLMELRCKHIFHSACLERWLRSHGDCPYCRATVLRTSDE from the exons ATGCCGATCGCCTCCAAGCTCCTCTACTTccagcgccgcccctcgccggcgcCGCCGGACCCGCCGGAGCCCCCCAAACCTCCCCGCCGAGCCGCggggccccgccgccgccgcagctccgccGGCATCtcccaccaccatcaccacaagCCG GGTCAGGAACTTGTTCCAGGGAATCAAAGAGATGGTGCTAAGCTTGTGGGATGTTCTGGAAACAAAATAGAACATGTTGTGGGCACGGGCTCCGGCTCAAGGCTAAACCATAGTGTATCAGATCATGGACGGCTCCCTGATGCTGTTCAACAAGCTAGAGAAAGGCTTCTTCAGAGGCTTAATAGTGTAGACTTGTCTGGAAGAAG GCAGCAAAACACTCCATCCTTCGAAACTATTTGGGCTGGAGTACTACCTCATCCTGCTGACACTGATGTCTCTACCACTACGGATAGCGAACTTGGTAGCCTGACCACTTACTTCCAGTCCAGTGTATCCATCGCCGCCTGCAAAGTCCAAGAAATCTTTGTAGAGCCTTTCAGCGCCATGGATAAATGTATGCCTGTCACGTCATGCATGGAACGGGTCCCTGTGATGCAAGAAACAGCCTGCGAAGACGCGGGAGAAGGTGAGAGTGTGTCACCTTCACCAGAGTGCTCGATATGCCTGGAGAGGTGCGGTGATGCGGACGGGCTCATGGAGCTGCGCTGCAAGCACATCTTCCACTCGGCATGCCTAGAGCGGTGGCTCCGGTCCCACGGCGACTGCCCCTACTGTAGGGCTACTGTGCTCCGAACATCGGACGAATAA
- the LOC127299083 gene encoding uncharacterized protein, whose amino-acid sequence MTAYVRTWLVMAALVCTLTLLLRSADAQAAAAPSLSSSSPAQKPKCVPGPATPCRVGASMRDPENQEEEGMFNVKARAPSGAGDTDSDDDYSDPDQPKDPDQPDDDDLVVLGH is encoded by the coding sequence ATGACGGCGTATGTGCGCACATGGCTGGTGATGGCGGCGCTAGTATGCACGCTAACCCTGCTGCTGCGCTCAGCGGATGCGCAGGCGGCCGCCGCTCCATCGCTGTCATCGTCATCACCGGCACAGAAGCCCAAGTGTGTGCCCGGGCCTGCGACACCGTGCCGTGTGGGCGCGTCCATGCGCGACCCGGagaaccaggaggaggaggggatgtTCAATGTGAAGGCGAGGGCACCAAGCGGTGCAGGAGACACAGACAGCGACGATGACTACAGTGACCCCGACCAGCCCAAAGACCCTGACCAGCCTGACGATGACGACCTCGTTGTTCTCGGCCACTGA